Proteins encoded in a region of the Deltaproteobacteria bacterium genome:
- a CDS encoding redoxin domain-containing protein, with amino-acid sequence MEILGVSFDSVAENAAFAKKFDFPFPLLCDTARTLGLAYGACDDAQAGYARRISYLIDENGVIVKAYESVSPRTHPAEVLTDLAG; translated from the coding sequence GTGGAAATCCTCGGCGTCAGTTTCGACTCGGTCGCCGAGAACGCGGCGTTTGCTAAGAAATTCGACTTTCCCTTCCCCTTACTCTGCGACACGGCCCGCACCCTAGGATTGGCCTACGGTGCCTGCGACGACGCTCAAGCCGGCTACGCGCGTCGCATCAGCTACCTCATCGACGAAAACGGCGTCATCGTCAAAGCGTACGAGTCGGTCAGTCCGCGTACCCATCCTGCGGAAGTCTTGACGGATCTCGCCGGCTAA
- a CDS encoding redoxin domain-containing protein, producing MMLQAGTRAPDFTVQTHENQALSLAGLRGKKVLLWFYPKADTPG from the coding sequence ATGATGTTGCAAGCAGGCACCCGTGCCCCGGATTTCACCGTGCAGACACACGAAAACCAAGCGCTTTCTTTGGCTGGTTTGCGTGGTAAAAAAGTTCTTTTATGGTTCTATCCGAAAGCCGACACCCCAGGGTGA
- a CDS encoding SurA N-terminal domain-containing protein: MRKRARAPWIKALFLIIVLVFIFWGVGGSMNGERPDIVAQVNNRSISLREFQRAHENVKNAYREIYKERFTAELIEKMNLREQTLEQLVQTRILEAEATRIGFTASDDEVREEIRKVEAFQEHGSFSQERYTRVLRYLTMAPGEFEEEQRVQIVIKKFQNLITATAQVTDQEVSDLFQFTRERAALSFVKIASADLLSAVSVDAKEAEEYYNSHRESFRQPERVKFAYVAYPTKHFESGIELTPKDIEDFYNENKAERFTTPPSVHARHILFSLSATATDEEKQKVRTAASEVLAKARAGEDFAKLADKYSQDTASATNGGDLGSFQRGRMVKSFEDAAFALSAGEIGDLVESQFGIHIVKVESNDPEKVQPLSEVETTIRQELLQERSRDKAQERAREDRGKVQSGTALAEVAKAAGLTVVETPLVAREESLPDVGAAPQLVEAALGLELSKTSDPIEIGNAWYLVSPKERVASVIPDFAAVKEEAEKKRKGEKAEQLAKEKAEAVLAKAKEVKNLATVATEQKLALEETGLFTRQGSYIPKIGALPELKKAVFSLTPEAPLAPQAYLWNGTAFVAELKEKSTPTAEEFDKQKVSIREQLLKRKQDDAMTEMTRLLKQRAVITYNQEVLLRFS, translated from the coding sequence ATGCGTAAACGTGCACGTGCACCCTGGATCAAAGCGCTGTTTCTCATTATCGTCCTCGTCTTCATTTTTTGGGGCGTGGGCGGCTCAATGAACGGAGAGAGGCCGGACATCGTCGCTCAGGTAAATAACCGCAGCATTTCCCTCCGCGAATTCCAACGCGCCCACGAGAATGTGAAGAACGCCTACCGCGAAATCTACAAGGAACGCTTTACCGCAGAGTTGATAGAAAAAATGAATCTCCGCGAGCAAACTCTCGAACAGCTCGTGCAAACCCGCATTCTCGAAGCCGAAGCCACCAGAATAGGATTCACGGCTAGCGACGACGAAGTGCGAGAGGAAATCAGAAAGGTCGAAGCTTTCCAGGAACATGGATCGTTCAGCCAAGAGCGTTACACACGAGTATTACGCTACCTCACTATGGCACCAGGCGAGTTCGAGGAAGAACAGCGCGTACAGATCGTCATTAAAAAATTCCAGAACCTCATTACCGCCACCGCTCAAGTCACGGACCAGGAAGTCAGCGACTTGTTTCAGTTCACCCGGGAAAGAGCCGCGCTCTCGTTCGTGAAAATCGCCTCTGCCGATCTGCTGAGCGCCGTCTCGGTCGATGCAAAAGAAGCGGAAGAATATTACAACTCCCACCGCGAATCGTTCCGTCAACCCGAACGGGTGAAATTCGCGTATGTCGCCTACCCGACCAAGCATTTTGAATCCGGGATCGAACTTACTCCCAAAGACATTGAGGATTTCTATAACGAGAATAAAGCAGAGCGCTTTACCACGCCGCCAAGCGTCCACGCACGTCACATCCTCTTCTCGCTCTCCGCCACCGCCACCGACGAAGAGAAACAAAAGGTGCGAACGGCCGCCTCGGAAGTATTAGCCAAAGCACGCGCGGGAGAAGATTTCGCCAAACTCGCGGACAAGTATTCGCAAGATACCGCCTCGGCGACCAATGGCGGAGACCTCGGCTCTTTTCAGCGTGGACGCATGGTGAAGTCGTTCGAGGATGCCGCCTTTGCTCTCTCAGCCGGTGAGATCGGCGACTTGGTCGAATCGCAATTCGGCATCCACATCGTCAAGGTCGAATCCAACGACCCCGAAAAAGTGCAGCCGCTGAGTGAAGTCGAAACAACCATCCGCCAGGAACTGCTCCAGGAACGGTCGCGCGACAAAGCCCAAGAACGCGCGCGCGAGGATCGCGGCAAAGTGCAAAGCGGTACGGCGTTGGCCGAGGTCGCGAAAGCCGCCGGCTTAACCGTCGTGGAAACGCCGCTCGTTGCTCGCGAGGAAAGCCTGCCAGACGTAGGCGCGGCGCCACAGCTTGTCGAGGCGGCGTTGGGGCTGGAACTTTCAAAGACCAGCGACCCCATCGAAATAGGAAACGCATGGTATCTCGTCTCCCCGAAAGAGAGAGTGGCCTCGGTTATTCCCGACTTTGCCGCCGTGAAAGAAGAGGCCGAGAAGAAGCGCAAAGGCGAGAAAGCCGAACAGTTGGCGAAGGAAAAAGCCGAAGCGGTGCTCGCAAAAGCCAAGGAAGTCAAAAACTTAGCTACTGTGGCAACCGAGCAAAAACTCGCCCTGGAAGAGACCGGCCTCTTTACCCGCCAAGGCAGCTATATTCCCAAGATAGGCGCGCTCCCGGAACTCAAAAAGGCAGTGTTTTCGTTGACACCGGAGGCGCCACTGGCCCCGCAAGCCTATCTGTGGAACGGCACTGCATTTGTGGCGGAACTCAAGGAAAAGTCCACCCCGACTGCGGAAGAATTCGACAAACAAAAGGTATCGATCCGCGAACAACTGCTCAAGCGGAAGCAAGACGACGCCATGACCGAAATGACGCGCCTCTTAAAACAGCGGGCCGTCATTACCTACAATCAGGAAGTGCTGCTCAGATTCTCGTAG
- a CDS encoding rod shape-determining protein, translating into MIFSWLLGLFSDDLAIDLGTANTLIYVKGQGIVCNESSVVAVQKDARGARRILAVGLEAKKMLGRTPGNIVAIRPLKDGVIADFETTEAMLRYFIQKVHNHRKLVRPRIVICVPNGITEVEKRAVRESAESAGAREVYLMEEPMAAAIGAGLPVTEPIGNMIVDIGGGTTEVAVISLAGVVFSQSVRVGGDKMDEAIMQYIKRKYNLLIGERTAELIKITIGSAYPGNEIQTMEIKGRDLVAGVPKTVELTDEEIRDSLVESINQIVEAVRVALERTPPELASDIVDKGIVLAGGGALLRNLDILLREETGLPVTLADDPLTAVVMGAGKALDELSLLKEVAIQ; encoded by the coding sequence ATGATTTTTAGCTGGTTATTGGGGTTGTTCTCTGACGATCTTGCGATCGATCTAGGCACTGCCAATACGCTGATTTACGTAAAGGGACAAGGAATCGTTTGCAATGAATCCTCCGTGGTTGCCGTACAAAAAGATGCACGCGGAGCACGGCGTATCCTTGCCGTAGGCCTTGAGGCGAAAAAAATGCTCGGCCGCACGCCGGGAAACATCGTCGCTATCCGGCCACTCAAGGATGGCGTCATTGCGGATTTTGAGACGACCGAAGCCATGCTGCGTTACTTCATCCAAAAAGTCCATAATCATCGCAAACTCGTCCGTCCGCGCATCGTTATTTGCGTGCCTAATGGTATCACCGAGGTGGAGAAACGCGCCGTCCGCGAGTCGGCGGAATCGGCCGGGGCCAGAGAGGTCTATTTGATGGAGGAACCGATGGCCGCCGCGATTGGCGCGGGGCTGCCGGTCACCGAGCCGATCGGCAACATGATTGTCGATATCGGTGGTGGCACCACCGAAGTTGCAGTCATTTCTCTGGCGGGAGTGGTCTTCTCCCAATCCGTGCGCGTGGGGGGGGATAAGATGGATGAAGCGATTATGCAGTATATCAAACGGAAGTATAATCTGCTCATCGGGGAACGTACGGCGGAACTGATCAAGATCACGATCGGCTCGGCCTATCCTGGGAACGAAATCCAAACCATGGAAATCAAAGGACGAGACTTGGTCGCTGGCGTTCCCAAAACCGTGGAGCTGACAGACGAGGAAATCCGCGATTCTTTGGTGGAGTCCATCAATCAGATTGTCGAGGCGGTTCGAGTTGCGCTCGAACGCACGCCGCCTGAGCTTGCGTCGGATATTGTCGATAAAGGCATTGTCTTAGCCGGAGGCGGTGCATTGCTGCGCAATCTCGATATCCTCCTGCGCGAGGAAACCGGGCTGCCCGTGACCTTGGCGGACGATCCGTTGACTGCCGTGGTGATGGGGGCGGGGAAGGCGCTCGATGAACTTTCCCTTTTGAAAGAAGTGGCGATCCAATAA
- the mreC gene encoding rod shape-determining protein MreC, with amino-acid sequence MHDFFRRYRIVVSCAFFLGLALMLRAMSTLSPGHVDPVGVLLLEVMHPFQLGMTTVSRGATRLWDEYIALWSLREQNVELRHRIADLEGLSRRMLEIDLANRRLGKLLELKSVWVEGTIAARVVGRSPSSVVRTIVLDKGEANGVTKGMAVLAPDGVVGQVVAASSHAARVMLVSDPNSGIDVLVQRSRVQGIAAGAVDNGCTLKYVQRGSDIAIGDSVITSGLDGIFPKGQPVGMVSHVDARESHMFQEVEVKLSADLAKLEEVLVVPPSALRAGE; translated from the coding sequence ATGCACGACTTCTTTCGTCGATACCGAATCGTGGTGTCGTGTGCATTTTTTCTAGGACTGGCTCTCATGTTGAGAGCCATGAGTACGTTGTCGCCCGGGCATGTCGATCCGGTGGGGGTCTTGCTGCTCGAGGTGATGCATCCCTTTCAGCTGGGCATGACCACGGTCAGCCGTGGCGCGACGCGCTTGTGGGATGAGTATATCGCTTTGTGGTCCCTGCGAGAGCAGAATGTCGAACTGCGGCACAGGATTGCGGATTTAGAAGGTCTTTCGCGCCGGATGTTAGAGATCGACTTGGCCAACCGCCGTCTGGGAAAATTGCTCGAACTGAAGTCGGTGTGGGTGGAAGGCACGATTGCTGCTCGGGTCGTCGGTCGCAGTCCGAGTTCTGTCGTCCGGACTATCGTGTTGGATAAAGGTGAAGCGAATGGTGTGACGAAAGGCATGGCTGTGCTGGCCCCAGACGGAGTGGTCGGGCAGGTAGTGGCCGCCAGTTCTCATGCCGCGCGGGTGATGTTGGTTTCCGATCCGAATAGTGGCATTGATGTCCTTGTGCAACGGTCTCGGGTGCAAGGGATTGCTGCCGGGGCGGTCGACAACGGGTGTACCTTAAAGTATGTGCAGCGCGGCAGCGATATCGCCATTGGAGATTCCGTTATCACCTCCGGTCTCGACGGCATTTTCCCCAAGGGGCAACCGGTGGGCATGGTCTCGCATGTCGACGCGCGTGAAAGTCATATGTTCCAGGAGGTGGAGGTCAAGCTCAGTGCCGATCTCGCAAAACTTGAAGAAGTCCTGGTGGTTCCGCCCTCTGCTCTACGCGCAGGAGAGTGA
- the mreD gene encoding rod shape-determining protein MreD: MPISQNLKKSWWFRPLLYAQESDASAEQKSVSKLLLLSGILAVVLQTTLLPHFPVIPDLLLIFCVYLALHHRSVGGAAGAFLLGYSLDSCSGAPMGMNAFAMSLIFAIVTPMTRWFWSDNPLSTLFMVLFAFVLKTGVFLLWGEWGQLTTAFPPAVVSLLLQEATAAVIFTPFVFFFLYRGEAPHPRT; the protein is encoded by the coding sequence GTGCCGATCTCGCAAAACTTGAAGAAGTCCTGGTGGTTCCGCCCTCTGCTCTACGCGCAGGAGAGTGACGCTTCCGCCGAGCAGAAGTCCGTCTCGAAACTGCTGCTGCTGAGCGGCATTCTGGCGGTGGTCTTACAGACCACACTGCTCCCTCACTTTCCCGTTATTCCCGACCTGCTCCTCATTTTTTGTGTGTATCTTGCCCTTCATCATCGTTCGGTTGGCGGCGCGGCTGGGGCTTTTCTCTTGGGGTATAGTTTAGACAGTTGCTCCGGCGCTCCGATGGGCATGAATGCGTTTGCGATGAGTCTGATCTTCGCCATCGTGACGCCTATGACCCGATGGTTCTGGTCCGATAATCCGTTGTCCACGCTGTTCATGGTTTTGTTTGCCTTCGTGCTCAAAACCGGCGTTTTTCTTCTCTGGGGAGAATGGGGACAACTGACGACTGCTTTCCCACCGGCGGTGGTTAGCCTCCTGTTGCAAGAAGCGACGGCTGCCGTGATCTTCACTCCCTTCGTCTTCTTCTTTTTGTATCGCGGAGAAGCGCCGCATCCCAGGACTTAA
- the mrdA gene encoding penicillin-binding protein 2 — MRELERLSLGTREATLAPRTRIGILGVVIALTLALLVSRLWQLQILDGEDLRTISEKNRMRLIRTPPLRGVIYDRRGELLVDNRPSYDVILVPEDAPDIRKTIEALSRYVPTEEHLSDKIAVRDLRRPSYEGVLLAKDVPWQVIAAVETHQLEIPGVNIETGTRRDYLPNGFAAHILGYVGEISPRELAQAPGYRMGDLIGKFGIEKRWESILRGQGGGQQIEVDAAGKRLRVLGAVEATAGQSLVLTIEAELQRKAESLLEGGEGAIVALDVHTGEVLAMASRPMFDPNQFARGVTSSEWRSLVSDPLHPLNNRAIQGQYPPGSTFKVIMAAAALEKGVVTPATRFFCSGGIPFGNHFFHCWKKKGHGGVDLRQALAQSCDVYFYQVGQRLGIQAIADYAKRFGLGAPLGMGIDHELGGVIPDAAWKKARLGAPWYAGETLSVAIGQGYVTATPLQMAVVAATVANGGTVYRPHVVKRVLDDAGEPLKEYGPEVLQGTNIDPHTLQLVREGMIDVVNAPTGTGKKAKLLEVLVAGKTGTSQVIAGTKGKGTALARQFRDHAWFIAFAPADAPKIAVACLLEHAGAGGGAAAAPVVKEVLETYFAIARKEGTHADEVRQEAHLAF; from the coding sequence ATGCGTGAGCTTGAACGGTTGAGTCTTGGGACGCGTGAAGCCACGCTTGCCCCCCGTACGCGGATTGGCATTCTCGGGGTCGTGATCGCGCTGACGCTGGCGCTTCTGGTCTCGCGCTTGTGGCAGCTACAGATCCTCGATGGCGAAGACCTACGGACGATATCCGAGAAGAATCGCATGCGGCTGATCCGCACGCCTCCTCTGCGTGGAGTAATCTATGACCGGCGCGGAGAACTTTTGGTGGATAACCGCCCTTCTTACGATGTCATTCTGGTCCCGGAAGACGCGCCCGATATACGGAAAACTATCGAAGCGTTGTCCCGGTACGTTCCTACCGAGGAGCATCTTTCCGATAAAATCGCGGTTCGCGATCTGCGCCGCCCCTCGTATGAAGGCGTCCTGTTAGCGAAAGATGTGCCCTGGCAAGTGATTGCTGCAGTGGAAACTCACCAGCTGGAGATTCCCGGGGTGAATATCGAAACAGGGACGCGGCGAGATTATCTTCCGAACGGCTTTGCCGCTCATATTCTTGGTTATGTTGGCGAAATTAGTCCGCGCGAACTCGCACAGGCTCCGGGGTATCGGATGGGCGATCTGATCGGAAAATTCGGTATCGAAAAGCGCTGGGAATCGATCCTACGGGGGCAGGGGGGCGGGCAGCAAATCGAGGTCGATGCGGCTGGAAAACGCTTACGGGTGCTCGGTGCAGTCGAGGCAACGGCGGGGCAAAGCCTGGTGTTGACGATCGAAGCAGAACTGCAACGGAAAGCCGAGAGCTTGTTAGAAGGAGGAGAAGGGGCAATTGTCGCTCTCGATGTGCATACCGGCGAGGTGCTCGCGATGGCGAGCCGACCGATGTTCGATCCCAACCAGTTTGCTCGTGGGGTGACGTCCTCGGAGTGGCGCAGTCTCGTCAGCGACCCACTGCATCCTCTGAACAATAGAGCCATTCAAGGCCAATATCCGCCGGGTTCGACCTTCAAGGTCATTATGGCTGCCGCAGCCTTGGAAAAAGGCGTGGTGACTCCCGCAACCCGGTTTTTCTGTTCGGGCGGTATTCCCTTCGGCAACCACTTTTTTCACTGCTGGAAAAAGAAAGGGCATGGAGGAGTCGATTTACGCCAAGCGCTTGCCCAGTCCTGCGACGTGTATTTTTACCAAGTCGGGCAACGCCTGGGGATTCAGGCGATTGCCGATTATGCCAAACGGTTCGGCCTGGGTGCCCCGCTTGGCATGGGTATTGACCATGAACTCGGTGGGGTGATTCCAGACGCGGCTTGGAAAAAAGCTCGGCTGGGCGCGCCGTGGTACGCTGGAGAAACCTTGTCCGTGGCGATCGGCCAAGGATATGTGACGGCGACGCCACTTCAGATGGCGGTTGTGGCCGCAACGGTGGCGAATGGCGGCACTGTGTATCGTCCTCATGTGGTGAAGCGTGTGCTCGACGATGCCGGCGAACCTTTGAAAGAATACGGTCCAGAAGTCTTGCAAGGAACGAACATCGATCCTCACACGCTTCAGTTAGTGCGCGAAGGCATGATCGATGTGGTGAACGCTCCCACCGGCACGGGGAAAAAGGCGAAGCTCCTGGAAGTACTGGTGGCGGGAAAAACCGGGACTTCCCAGGTCATTGCCGGCACCAAAGGAAAGGGGACCGCCCTTGCACGCCAATTCCGTGACCATGCTTGGTTCATCGCTTTTGCCCCGGCGGATGCCCCGAAAATTGCCGTGGCGTGTCTGCTTGAACACGCCGGGGCAGGTGGCGGCGCTGCTGCGGCGCCGGTGGTGAAGGAAGTCCTGGAAACCTATTTCGCTATCGCTCGCAAGGAAGGGACCCACGCTGATGAAGTTCGACAGGAGGCTCATCTCGCATTTTGA
- the rodA gene encoding rod shape-determining protein RodA, translating into MKFDRRLISHFDWVLFLLILALLGAGILAVYSATYAGHRRFSSLAVRQMSWAAMGVGCLLVAFAVDYRRLERWVYVPYCLSLVLLVLVPLIGSSGGGARRWINLGAFSLQPSEVVKVALLLVLARFYHRHIPPAGYGLRDLLVPAVLAALPAALVLAEPNLGTTVILGLLFLTVTFAAGIRWSALALAVVAGGSVLPLLWHHMKPYQKQRVFSFLDPSQDPLGAGYHMIQSKVTIGSGMVWGKGFLQGTQNRLDFLPEKHTDFVFAVVAEEWGFIGAVALLALYGALLAKLLSIAWQARDRFGACLAVGAASAVFWQLLINLGMNLGVLPVVGVPLPLLSYGGSSLLTMMTCLGLALNVSTRRSLY; encoded by the coding sequence ATGAAGTTCGACAGGAGGCTCATCTCGCATTTTGATTGGGTGCTGTTTCTTTTGATTCTTGCTTTGCTGGGGGCAGGAATCTTGGCCGTCTACAGCGCCACGTATGCCGGTCATCGTCGGTTCAGCTCCCTAGCGGTTCGCCAGATGAGCTGGGCGGCGATGGGCGTAGGCTGTCTATTGGTCGCTTTTGCGGTCGACTATCGGCGTCTGGAACGGTGGGTCTATGTCCCGTACTGCTTGTCGCTGGTTCTGCTGGTCCTCGTCCCTCTCATTGGGTCCTCAGGCGGTGGCGCGCGGCGATGGATCAACCTGGGGGCGTTTTCCCTTCAGCCTTCGGAAGTGGTGAAGGTCGCCTTATTGTTAGTCCTGGCACGTTTCTATCATCGACATATTCCTCCGGCCGGCTATGGATTACGCGATTTACTCGTTCCTGCTGTTCTAGCCGCGCTCCCAGCGGCGCTCGTGCTGGCCGAGCCGAACCTCGGCACGACGGTTATCTTGGGGCTACTGTTTCTCACTGTGACATTCGCAGCCGGGATACGATGGAGTGCGCTTGCGCTGGCGGTGGTCGCTGGCGGTAGCGTGTTGCCGCTCTTGTGGCACCATATGAAGCCCTACCAAAAACAGCGAGTCTTTTCTTTTCTCGATCCCAGCCAGGACCCGCTCGGAGCCGGGTACCACATGATTCAATCGAAGGTAACAATTGGTTCTGGAATGGTGTGGGGGAAAGGGTTTTTGCAGGGGACGCAAAATCGACTCGATTTCCTGCCGGAGAAACATACCGACTTTGTTTTTGCCGTGGTGGCGGAGGAGTGGGGATTTATCGGCGCGGTGGCGTTGTTGGCCCTCTATGGGGCTTTGCTGGCGAAACTGCTGTCGATCGCTTGGCAAGCGCGTGATCGTTTCGGTGCGTGCCTAGCTGTGGGTGCGGCGAGTGCCGTATTCTGGCAGCTCTTGATTAACCTGGGCATGAACCTTGGCGTGCTGCCGGTGGTGGGGGTTCCCTTACCGTTGCTGAGCTATGGGGGATCGTCGTTATTGACGATGATGACCTGTCTTGGCCTGGCGCTGAATGTCAGCACCAGGCGCTCGCTGTACTGA
- the trxA gene encoding thioredoxin, producing MAAENIVQVSDDTFDNEVLQSPLPVLIDFWAPWCGPCRAIAPIVDQLAGEYAGKLKIVKMNVDDNPRTPANYGVRGIPNLILFKGGQVQQQIVGAVPKAHLVKAISGVV from the coding sequence ATGGCAGCAGAAAATATCGTGCAAGTGTCGGATGACACCTTTGACAATGAAGTTTTACAGTCTCCCCTCCCGGTGCTGATCGACTTCTGGGCACCGTGGTGCGGCCCCTGTCGCGCTATCGCCCCGATCGTCGACCAGCTTGCCGGTGAATATGCCGGGAAGCTCAAAATCGTCAAAATGAACGTCGACGACAATCCCCGCACCCCAGCCAATTATGGCGTGCGCGGCATTCCCAATCTCATCCTGTTCAAGGGCGGCCAAGTACAACAGCAGATCGTCGGCGCAGTGCCCAAAGCGCATCTCGTCAAAGCGATCTCGGGCGTGGTGTAA
- a CDS encoding NAD-dependent epimerase/dehydratase family protein: protein MRVLITGATGFVGAAVARALLQAGHDVRLIVRPTADRRNIRDLSVEVYPGDVTDLGSLQRATSGCAQVYHVAALYKLWVRHQEEMYRSNVTGTDNVLKAARACGVEKIVYTSSVATLGLPSDGSPGDEDTPVSLDDMVGDYKRSKYLAEQVVLRYVQEGLPVVIVNPSTPVGVADLKPTPTGKIIVDFLNRKIPAYVDTGLNLVDVDDVAKGHLLAAEKGRVGEKYILGNENLTLRQIFALLSELTGHAAPRFKAPYLLSLGVAYVDAAIARMIPGREPFIPPVGVKLSKKKMFFTPQKAVRELGFPQTPVREALSKAVLWFARNGYVKS from the coding sequence ATGCGTGTTTTGATAACTGGAGCGACGGGGTTTGTCGGGGCGGCAGTGGCACGAGCTTTACTACAGGCTGGGCATGACGTGCGCCTCATCGTCCGCCCGACGGCGGATCGACGAAATATCCGCGATTTATCGGTCGAGGTGTATCCTGGCGATGTCACTGACTTGGGGTCGCTGCAACGGGCAACCTCTGGCTGTGCGCAGGTCTACCACGTGGCAGCGCTGTATAAACTTTGGGTGCGGCATCAAGAAGAGATGTATCGCAGCAATGTCACGGGAACAGACAATGTTCTGAAAGCCGCGCGCGCGTGCGGAGTCGAGAAAATCGTTTACACTAGCTCTGTGGCTACGCTTGGCTTGCCGAGCGACGGCTCTCCTGGAGATGAGGACACGCCGGTCTCACTAGACGACATGGTGGGCGATTATAAACGCAGCAAATACCTCGCTGAGCAGGTCGTCTTGCGGTACGTACAGGAGGGGCTGCCGGTCGTGATCGTGAATCCAAGTACGCCGGTGGGCGTTGCCGATCTCAAACCGACTCCTACCGGGAAGATTATTGTCGATTTCCTGAATAGAAAAATCCCTGCCTATGTGGATACTGGACTGAATCTCGTCGATGTGGACGACGTAGCGAAGGGACACCTTTTAGCTGCAGAGAAGGGGCGAGTGGGGGAGAAATATATCCTCGGCAACGAAAATTTGACTCTTCGGCAGATCTTTGCGCTCTTGTCCGAACTGACCGGACACGCGGCTCCCCGATTCAAAGCACCTTATTTGTTGTCGTTGGGCGTGGCCTATGTGGATGCTGCGATTGCTCGAATGATTCCCGGTCGCGAGCCCTTTATCCCGCCAGTGGGAGTGAAATTGAGCAAAAAGAAAATGTTCTTCACTCCCCAGAAAGCCGTACGCGAGTTGGGGTTCCCGCAAACTCCGGTGCGCGAGGCGTTGAGTAAAGCAGTCCTCTGGTTTGCGCGGAACGGATACGTGAAAAGTTGA
- a CDS encoding glycosyltransferase — MVILVFLGIISCAMWLGILLHPARSWDFQPVGDDEDFPPALSAWPSVCILVPARNEKESLPHTLPALLTQDYPGEFGVVVIDDRSEDGTAEIARAIARKCQAEQRLNVILGAPLPSGWVGKVWALEQGAAACACRSPSREDLPSDQKPVFSSSPRYFLLTDADIGHAPNSLRRLVAESEQRHLALNSRMARLRCLSHSERLLIPPFVFFFNLLYPMRQVNNPRSPMAGAAGGCVLLRTESLVQAGGFSCIRDRIIDDVSLARCIKRLGAPIQLALSRSEVESLRIYDSIHTIWIMVRRTAFTELRHSWLRLLGTIVGMAMMFVVPPLWTVYGFLFSLLAVVDGRFVGLWQNASILALGVGAWAMMAAVYRPAVRFFLLPKWRCWTLPIAGVLYEGMTLDSALRYVTGRRIGWRDR, encoded by the coding sequence GTGGTGATACTCGTCTTCCTGGGGATTATCTCGTGCGCCATGTGGTTAGGGATTCTCCTGCATCCTGCTCGTTCGTGGGATTTTCAGCCTGTGGGCGATGATGAAGATTTCCCGCCTGCGCTTTCGGCATGGCCATCGGTCTGTATTCTGGTCCCGGCAAGGAACGAGAAAGAGTCTCTTCCACACACGCTCCCGGCGTTGCTGACACAAGACTATCCGGGAGAATTTGGCGTCGTTGTGATTGACGACCGCTCTGAAGATGGAACGGCGGAGATTGCCCGGGCGATCGCAAGGAAGTGCCAGGCGGAGCAGCGGTTGAATGTGATTCTCGGCGCTCCGTTACCATCGGGATGGGTGGGGAAAGTTTGGGCGCTCGAACAAGGCGCTGCGGCGTGTGCATGCCGGTCCCCAAGCAGGGAAGATTTGCCGAGCGACCAAAAGCCTGTTTTTTCTTCGTCACCTCGTTATTTCTTGCTGACCGATGCCGATATCGGTCACGCGCCCAATTCGCTTCGCCGTCTTGTCGCGGAGAGCGAGCAGCGTCACTTGGCGCTGAATAGCCGCATGGCACGCTTGCGATGTCTTTCCCACTCGGAACGCTTATTGATCCCGCCTTTCGTCTTTTTCTTTAATTTGCTGTATCCCATGCGACAGGTGAACAATCCCCGTAGCCCGATGGCAGGCGCGGCGGGAGGGTGTGTGCTGCTGCGTACCGAGTCATTGGTGCAAGCCGGAGGGTTCTCTTGCATTCGAGATCGTATTATCGACGATGTGAGCTTGGCGCGATGCATCAAACGCCTTGGCGCTCCAATTCAGTTGGCTCTTAGTCGTTCCGAGGTGGAAAGTCTACGGATCTACGATTCGATCCATACTATCTGGATCATGGTGCGCCGCACGGCTTTTACGGAGCTGCGCCACTCGTGGTTGCGCTTGCTCGGGACGATTGTCGGCATGGCGATGATGTTCGTCGTGCCTCCGCTCTGGACGGTCTATGGCTTCTTGTTTTCTCTTCTTGCCGTGGTCGATGGGCGATTTGTCGGACTATGGCAAAACGCTTCGATCCTGGCACTTGGAGTAGGAGCTTGGGCGATGATGGCTGCGGTGTATAGACCTGCCGTGCGGTTTTTTCTGCTCCCCAAGTGGCGCTGTTGGACATTACCCATTGCCGGGGTGTTGTATGAGGGGATGACGCTGGATTCGGCATTGCGATATGTGACTGGGAGGCGTATCGGCTGGCGGGATCGATGA